One region of Oxalobacteraceae bacterium OTU3CAMAD1 genomic DNA includes:
- a CDS encoding dockerin — protein MKALSNRIALLAIGAAAFVTACGGDSGSKPGTNTPAVMTSASTLVGQATSWNSVKWGGGGYVSGLIYHPTAPNLLYARTDIGGAYRWNQGTSQWVPITDGLGFSEAEAAFHYVESIGLDPTNDQRVYLVAGAGGNGRLYTSTNQGASWTWITLPFIVDGNNIGRATGERLRLDPTNPSTMFYGSRMAGLWKSSDSGQTWAQVTGLSSYTSSTMSVGVEQIIFDNGNVGGGQTTWNMWAAVAPDYASAAGLTSTFYRSSNGGFSWTPVTVPAAVAGYYIPHYARAADGMYYVVFNKTSGPGGDGPGYLYKFDGLGGNWTLLSSSTMGGYGGVSVHGSGATTRIALAVTNVYGDTADKKIVQLSDNAGGTWREIEAAMPHTPAGEAYWGWNDDIEIDPNNRDHILKVSGSGAFETLNASSATPTWTMKVANLEETATLGIATPPAGATYKFVNSSGDIGTWVQTDLAAKPTKGPATSWSVGNSADMSWSDPQYIAGVGTLNQQKTGFGFWSGDGGNTWANFATLPAGGATPYGEVASIAVTARNKAIWAPTNTVPSYTTNNGASWTATNLPALTVQSWQRAYRLAADRKNPNKVYAYDSGGVFWSGEPGKVYVSTNGGQTFTLSQGSVSAGLRANPWKATSLAVNPNVEGDVWLADGNTVYHSVDSGATWTKLNNFASIWGGRNPATEYPDVQGASHIALGKAAPGAPYSATVYVSGVINGQWGVWASDNAGSTWTRFNDDAHQFGGIRAMAADWNTHGRIYVNGTGRGLQYSN, from the coding sequence ATGAAAGCACTTAGTAACAGAATCGCCTTACTTGCCATCGGCGCCGCGGCATTCGTGACAGCTTGCGGCGGCGACTCGGGCAGCAAACCTGGCACGAACACGCCGGCTGTCATGACCAGCGCCAGCACGCTGGTGGGCCAGGCGACCAGTTGGAACAGCGTCAAGTGGGGCGGCGGCGGCTATGTCAGCGGCCTGATCTATCATCCGACGGCGCCCAACCTTTTGTACGCCCGCACGGACATCGGCGGCGCTTACCGCTGGAACCAGGGCACGTCGCAATGGGTGCCCATCACCGATGGCCTGGGTTTCAGCGAAGCCGAGGCGGCATTCCACTACGTCGAAAGCATCGGCCTCGATCCCACCAACGACCAGCGCGTCTATCTGGTCGCCGGCGCTGGCGGCAACGGCCGGCTGTATACCTCCACCAACCAGGGCGCCAGCTGGACGTGGATCACCCTGCCGTTCATCGTGGACGGCAACAATATCGGGCGGGCGACCGGCGAGCGCCTGAGGCTCGATCCCACCAATCCATCGACGATGTTCTACGGTTCCCGCATGGCCGGCCTGTGGAAGAGCTCGGACTCGGGCCAAACCTGGGCGCAGGTCACGGGTTTGTCTTCGTACACGTCGAGCACCATGTCGGTCGGCGTCGAGCAGATTATCTTCGACAACGGGAACGTGGGCGGCGGCCAGACGACCTGGAATATGTGGGCCGCAGTCGCGCCCGACTACGCCAGCGCGGCCGGCCTGACCTCGACCTTCTACCGGTCCAGCAACGGCGGCTTTTCATGGACGCCGGTGACAGTGCCGGCGGCGGTCGCCGGGTATTACATCCCGCACTACGCGCGCGCCGCCGATGGCATGTACTACGTGGTGTTCAACAAGACCTCGGGCCCGGGCGGCGACGGTCCCGGCTACCTCTACAAGTTTGACGGTCTTGGCGGCAACTGGACCCTACTGAGCAGCAGCACCATGGGCGGCTACGGCGGCGTGTCCGTCCACGGTTCCGGGGCGACCACGCGCATCGCGCTGGCGGTGACCAATGTCTACGGCGATACGGCCGACAAGAAGATCGTCCAGTTGTCCGACAATGCCGGCGGCACCTGGCGCGAAATCGAGGCCGCGATGCCCCATACGCCGGCGGGCGAAGCGTACTGGGGCTGGAATGACGACATCGAGATCGATCCGAACAACCGCGACCACATCTTGAAAGTCAGCGGCAGCGGCGCCTTCGAGACGCTGAACGCCTCGTCGGCGACACCGACCTGGACCATGAAGGTGGCCAACCTCGAGGAGACCGCGACCCTGGGCATCGCCACCCCGCCGGCCGGCGCGACGTACAAGTTCGTCAACAGCTCGGGCGACATCGGCACCTGGGTCCAGACCGACCTCGCGGCCAAGCCGACCAAAGGCCCGGCCACCTCCTGGTCCGTTGGCAATTCGGCCGACATGAGCTGGTCCGATCCGCAATACATTGCCGGTGTCGGCACCTTGAACCAGCAAAAGACCGGCTTCGGATTCTGGTCTGGCGACGGCGGCAACACGTGGGCGAACTTCGCCACCCTGCCTGCCGGCGGCGCCACCCCGTATGGCGAAGTGGCCAGCATCGCCGTCACCGCGCGCAACAAGGCGATCTGGGCGCCGACCAATACGGTGCCGTCCTATACCACCAACAACGGCGCGAGCTGGACGGCGACCAATCTCCCCGCGCTGACAGTGCAGAGCTGGCAGCGCGCCTACCGGCTCGCGGCGGACCGCAAGAACCCGAACAAGGTCTATGCCTACGATTCGGGCGGCGTATTCTGGTCGGGAGAGCCAGGCAAGGTCTATGTCTCGACCAATGGCGGCCAAACCTTCACGCTGAGCCAGGGCTCGGTGTCGGCGGGGCTGCGCGCCAATCCGTGGAAAGCCACCTCGCTGGCCGTCAATCCGAACGTCGAGGGCGACGTCTGGCTGGCCGACGGCAACACCGTGTACCACTCGGTCGACTCGGGCGCCACTTGGACCAAGCTCAACAACTTTGCCTCGATCTGGGGCGGCAGGAATCCCGCCACGGAGTATCCCGACGTGCAGGGTGCCAGCCACATTGCCCTGGGCAAGGCGGCCCCCGGCGCGCCGTACTCCGCCACGGTCTACGTGTCGGGTGTGATCAATGGCCAGTGGGGCGTGTGGGCTTCGGACAACGCGGGCAGCACCTGGACCCGCTTTAACGACGATGCACATCAGTTCGGCGGCATCCGCGCGATGGCGGCCGACTGGAACACCCACGGCCGGATCTACGTCAACGGCACCGGCCGCGGCTTGCAGTATTCCAACTGA
- a CDS encoding substrate-binding domain-containing protein — MKTTKVRRIALLFNANNIFDYEVMAGIAVYLGRTRTAVDLFLEEDFRLRLSGIERWQGDGIIANLDDPAVAEALSRCGVPVVVAVGGSYADPANYPAGMPYVATDNFKLIELAHKHLVDVGLQRFAMFSVPATAENRWAQERENAFRSLTREGQPEPEIFRGCETSADSWDEAVQGQIDWLRSLPKPVGIVVVTDARARQLLQACLIAGIEVPAQVAIIGIDNDPLVRRLSRIPLSSVIQGTQEMGRAAAHLLVQLLNGVPLPDTRIVVPPAGINVLASSQYELVRHPHVMRARHFIRLYACRGIKTEQVADHVGVSRSWLEAYFRQELGCSVHDMILSVKLNAAKAGLESSDCRIEDVALFSGFTSVEYLHVVFKRELGCTPRAYRQRVLSERGQIAGALDPGPGATT, encoded by the coding sequence ATGAAGACCACGAAGGTACGCCGGATCGCGTTGTTATTTAACGCAAACAATATATTCGATTACGAAGTCATGGCAGGCATCGCCGTCTATCTTGGAAGAACGCGCACTGCCGTGGATCTCTTCCTGGAGGAAGATTTCCGACTGCGGCTGTCAGGTATCGAGCGATGGCAGGGCGACGGCATCATCGCCAATTTGGACGATCCGGCCGTGGCGGAAGCTTTGTCGCGCTGCGGCGTACCGGTGGTGGTGGCGGTCGGCGGTTCCTATGCCGACCCTGCCAATTACCCGGCCGGGATGCCCTACGTGGCGACCGACAATTTCAAGCTGATCGAACTGGCACACAAGCATCTGGTCGATGTTGGCCTGCAGCGTTTCGCCATGTTCAGCGTTCCCGCCACAGCGGAAAACCGCTGGGCGCAGGAACGCGAAAACGCCTTCCGCAGCCTGACGCGGGAAGGGCAGCCGGAACCGGAAATTTTCCGTGGTTGCGAAACCAGCGCCGATTCGTGGGACGAGGCGGTCCAGGGCCAGATCGACTGGTTGCGCAGCTTGCCTAAACCGGTCGGCATCGTCGTCGTGACGGATGCGCGCGCGCGCCAGTTACTGCAGGCCTGTCTCATCGCCGGCATCGAAGTGCCGGCACAGGTGGCGATTATCGGCATCGACAACGATCCGCTGGTGCGCAGGCTTAGCCGCATACCGCTCAGTTCCGTGATTCAGGGCACGCAGGAGATGGGTCGCGCGGCAGCCCATCTGCTGGTGCAGTTGCTGAACGGGGTACCGCTGCCGGACACGCGGATCGTGGTGCCGCCAGCCGGCATCAACGTGCTCGCGTCCAGCCAGTACGAACTGGTCAGGCATCCGCACGTGATGCGGGCGCGCCACTTCATCCGCCTGTATGCCTGCCGGGGCATCAAGACCGAGCAGGTGGCCGATCATGTGGGGGTGTCGCGCTCCTGGCTCGAAGCCTACTTCCGCCAGGAGCTGGGATGCAGCGTGCACGACATGATCCTGAGCGTCAAACTCAATGCCGCCAAGGCGGGCCTGGAAAGCAGCGATTGCCGCATCGAGGACGTGGCCTTGTTCAGCGGCTTCACATCCGTCGAATACTTGCACGTCGTGTTCAAGCGCGAACTTGGCTGCACGCCGCGCGCCTACCGCCAGCGCGTGCTCAGCGAGCGCGGACAAATCGCCGGAGCCCTTGACCCGGGCCCCGGCGCGACGACATAG
- a CDS encoding amidase family protein, whose product MDLSSLLSVGTARSIGEAIAAHKVTSTDVTAWYLQRIEQFNAGAQGLNCVRSVSPLALEQAGFADADLAAGRWRGPLHGVPFLVKDNVFTADGSAASAGCKALAGFIPPYEATLVKRLREAGAVLLGKTNLTEFADFVSDTMPAEFSGAGGVVRHPFGLRYGRGLGSSVGSAAAVAARLCAFAIGSETQNSIQAPAIHTSIVGFKPSVGRVSRYGVIPLVPSQDSPGPLTITVDDAMLVYQAMAGPDVNDLATLREFAQCAHTGGSIRGMRIGVPRKYMADVVGAEAGRAFERVLSSLADAGALIIDPCDLPAARQLSELRSSVFRTEFKESLNSLLREHRPCGIASLQDIIEWNRVHPEAIPYGQSLLEAANATSGTSAEQYVADRQRDIELSLEEGIRGALHAGAADVLLAPMAVAAKCTGKAGAPVVAVAVGEDEVGLPFGATVFAEPGSDDLVLHAAAAIENVVGRRIAPSLG is encoded by the coding sequence ATGGATCTTTCGTCGCTGCTTTCCGTGGGCACGGCGAGGTCCATCGGCGAGGCAATCGCTGCACATAAGGTAACGTCCACCGACGTAACAGCCTGGTACCTGCAGCGCATCGAGCAATTCAATGCAGGCGCGCAGGGCCTCAACTGCGTGCGCAGTGTGTCGCCGCTCGCCCTCGAGCAGGCGGGTTTTGCCGATGCCGATCTGGCGGCAGGCCGCTGGCGCGGTCCCCTGCATGGGGTGCCATTCCTGGTCAAGGATAATGTGTTCACCGCCGATGGCAGTGCCGCGTCTGCGGGATGCAAAGCGCTGGCGGGCTTCATTCCGCCTTACGAAGCTACCCTGGTGAAGCGCCTGAGGGAAGCCGGCGCGGTCTTGCTTGGCAAAACGAATCTGACCGAGTTCGCGGACTTTGTCTCCGACACCATGCCTGCCGAGTTTAGTGGCGCGGGTGGCGTCGTGCGCCATCCATTTGGCCTGCGCTATGGCAGGGGGCTCGGCTCAAGTGTCGGCTCCGCGGCAGCCGTCGCCGCGCGCTTGTGTGCATTTGCGATTGGCAGCGAAACACAGAATTCGATCCAGGCGCCGGCCATTCACACTTCTATCGTCGGCTTCAAACCCAGCGTCGGGCGAGTCAGCCGCTACGGCGTCATTCCGCTTGTGCCCAGCCAGGACTCCCCCGGCCCACTGACCATTACTGTCGATGACGCCATGCTGGTGTATCAGGCGATGGCCGGCCCGGATGTGAACGATCTGGCGACGCTGCGCGAGTTCGCACAGTGCGCGCATACCGGCGGGTCGATCCGGGGTATGCGGATAGGTGTGCCGCGCAAATACATGGCGGACGTCGTCGGCGCCGAAGCGGGCCGGGCATTCGAGCGGGTCCTGTCATCGCTGGCGGACGCCGGAGCCCTCATCATCGACCCATGCGACCTGCCAGCCGCCCGGCAATTGAGCGAGTTGCGTTCCAGTGTGTTCCGCACTGAGTTCAAGGAAAGCCTGAACAGTTTACTGCGCGAGCATCGTCCCTGCGGCATTGCGTCGCTGCAAGACATCATCGAGTGGAATCGCGTCCATCCGGAAGCGATACCGTACGGCCAGTCGTTGCTGGAAGCGGCGAATGCCACGTCTGGCACCAGCGCGGAGCAGTACGTCGCGGACCGTCAGCGTGATATCGAACTGAGCCTCGAAGAAGGCATACGAGGCGCTTTACACGCGGGAGCGGCCGATGTGCTGTTGGCCCCCATGGCTGTCGCCGCAAAATGCACGGGGAAGGCTGGCGCACCGGTTGTGGCCGTTGCCGTTGGCGAGGATGAAGTGGGGCTGCCTTTTGGTGCGACGGTGTTCGCGGAACCGGGCAGTGACGACTTGGTACTGCACGCGGCGGCGGCGATTGAGAACGTTGTCGGACGACGCATCGCGCCGTCACTCGGCTAA
- a CDS encoding cellulose binding domain-containing protein, with the protein MHVKKTILALAAGWLVAQGAGAETYRWDTVAMGGAGFVSGVVASKSERGVVFVRTDVGGAYRYDARNERWVGMNDWLSDDQQGLMGVESLAIDPRNAANVYMLAGTEYFSNGKSAIMRSTDYGKTFTVTDVTAQFTSHGNGMGRANGEKLQVDPGSGNVLFVGTRKHGLFKSVDSGATWNRVNGLNITETANGNGISFVLLDPTSVKDGTAKRIYVGVSRYGSVGPNLYLSKDGGATFAPVAGAPAGLMPQRAAITPKGRLYLTYANGAGPHGQSESEPLNTGAIWEYNTIGGAWTNITPAGLTSPFSGISVDPSNPKRLVAATFSIWAFQTSQPAPMWGDRILTSIDAGRTWTDLMDRGMAIDTNGVPYANSASIHWAGSIEFDPFDPKTAWVVSGNGLYKTTDIDAPKSVWKFDVKGIEESGAYQAESIPGGPLVSIIGDYDGFIHTDPSQYVQRHTPSMGSTTGLAVAAQATHVMARVGNELYTSTTQGASWEKAPSKMATRGNLALSADGFVLLHSPENSTTTYRSTDFGANWTAVAGLDLNNARPVADAVNPAKFYAYDRGTGTLHASNDGGVSFSPMAQLPGGGSDFVRATPGREGDLWMCLESNGVMHSTDSGATFTKAGSISSCSGLGLGKAAPDAGYPTLYMWGSVNTKRGLMRSIDQGVSWDRINDDAHQYSGMIGGRFVTGDMNTYGTVYMAANGRGIVYGKIDPSGNVQVTPQAYVPPPKQAECKYVVTSTWGGGGIAEIRITNQGTSVINGWTVKWTYADNSAVEGGWNAAVSGTAPTYTATNSEAWNRDIYPNQMASFGFVFNNGGQDNPGPVPAVTGDICK; encoded by the coding sequence ATGCATGTAAAGAAAACTATATTGGCACTGGCGGCAGGTTGGCTGGTGGCCCAAGGGGCCGGAGCCGAAACGTATCGCTGGGACACCGTTGCAATGGGCGGCGCCGGCTTCGTTTCCGGCGTGGTTGCCAGCAAGAGCGAGCGAGGGGTGGTATTTGTGCGCACCGACGTCGGTGGCGCCTACCGCTACGATGCCCGCAACGAGCGCTGGGTGGGCATGAATGACTGGCTATCCGACGATCAGCAGGGCCTGATGGGCGTTGAGTCGTTGGCGATCGACCCGCGCAACGCGGCCAATGTCTACATGCTGGCCGGCACCGAATACTTCAGCAACGGCAAGAGCGCGATCATGCGCTCGACCGACTACGGCAAAACCTTCACCGTCACCGACGTCACGGCCCAGTTCACATCGCACGGCAACGGCATGGGCCGCGCCAATGGCGAGAAGCTGCAGGTCGATCCGGGTTCGGGCAATGTCCTGTTCGTCGGCACGCGCAAGCATGGGCTGTTCAAAAGCGTCGATTCGGGCGCGACCTGGAACCGGGTGAACGGCCTGAACATCACCGAGACGGCGAACGGCAACGGCATCAGCTTCGTGCTGCTCGATCCAACCAGCGTCAAGGACGGAACCGCCAAGCGCATCTACGTCGGCGTCTCGCGTTACGGCTCGGTCGGACCGAACCTGTATCTCAGCAAGGACGGCGGCGCCACCTTCGCCCCGGTGGCGGGCGCGCCGGCGGGCCTGATGCCGCAGCGCGCGGCGATCACCCCCAAGGGCCGCCTGTACCTGACCTACGCCAACGGCGCCGGGCCGCACGGACAGTCGGAAAGCGAGCCGCTGAACACCGGCGCGATCTGGGAATACAACACCATCGGCGGCGCGTGGACCAACATCACGCCGGCCGGCCTGACCTCGCCGTTCAGCGGCATCAGTGTCGACCCGAGCAATCCCAAGCGCCTGGTCGCCGCGACCTTCAGTATCTGGGCGTTCCAGACGTCGCAGCCGGCCCCGATGTGGGGCGACCGCATCCTCACCTCCATCGACGCCGGCCGCACCTGGACCGATCTGATGGACCGGGGCATGGCGATCGATACGAACGGCGTCCCCTACGCCAACAGCGCCTCGATCCACTGGGCCGGTTCGATCGAGTTCGATCCCTTCGATCCGAAGACTGCCTGGGTGGTGTCGGGCAATGGCCTGTACAAGACCACCGACATCGACGCGCCCAAGAGCGTCTGGAAGTTCGACGTCAAGGGTATCGAAGAGAGCGGCGCCTACCAGGCCGAGAGCATTCCGGGCGGGCCGCTGGTGTCGATCATCGGCGATTACGACGGCTTCATTCATACCGACCCGTCCCAGTACGTCCAGCGCCATACCCCGTCGATGGGTTCCACCACCGGCCTTGCCGTGGCCGCCCAGGCCACGCACGTGATGGCGCGGGTTGGCAACGAGCTCTACACTTCGACCACCCAGGGCGCGAGCTGGGAAAAAGCACCGAGCAAGATGGCTACGCGAGGCAACCTGGCGCTGTCGGCCGATGGCTTCGTGCTGCTGCACAGCCCGGAAAATTCGACCACCACCTACCGCTCGACCGATTTCGGCGCCAATTGGACCGCTGTCGCCGGATTGGACTTGAATAATGCGCGCCCGGTGGCCGACGCAGTCAACCCGGCCAAGTTCTATGCCTACGATCGTGGCACGGGCACGCTGCATGCGAGCAACGATGGCGGCGTGTCGTTCAGCCCCATGGCCCAACTGCCCGGCGGCGGCTCGGACTTCGTGCGCGCCACGCCGGGACGCGAGGGCGACCTGTGGATGTGCCTTGAATCGAATGGCGTTATGCACTCGACCGATTCCGGCGCCACCTTCACCAAAGCGGGTTCGATCAGTTCCTGCAGCGGGCTGGGCCTGGGCAAGGCAGCGCCTGATGCCGGCTATCCGACCCTGTACATGTGGGGCTCGGTGAACACCAAACGCGGCCTGATGCGCTCGATCGACCAGGGCGTGAGCTGGGACCGTATCAACGACGATGCCCATCAATATTCCGGCATGATCGGCGGCCGCTTTGTGACCGGGGACATGAACACCTACGGCACGGTGTACATGGCCGCTAACGGACGCGGCATTGTCTACGGCAAGATCGACCCGTCCGGCAACGTCCAGGTGACGCCGCAGGCGTATGTGCCGCCGCCAAAACAGGCCGAATGCAAGTACGTCGTGACCAGCACGTGGGGCGGCGGCGGCATCGCCGAGATCCGCATTACCAACCAGGGCACGTCGGTCATCAACGGCTGGACAGTGAAGTGGACCTATGCCGACAATTCGGCCGTGGAAGGTGGCTGGAACGCGGCGGTCAGCGGCACCGCGCCAACCTACACGGCAACCAACAGCGAAGCCTGGAACCGCGACATCTATCCTAACCAAATGGCCTCGTTCGGCTTTGTCTTCAACAATGGGGGGCAGGACAATCCCGGCCCGGTACCGGCTGTCACCGGCGACATCTGCAAGTAG
- a CDS encoding LysR family transcriptional regulator — protein MDRVQAMQVFLRVVESRSFVRAAETLGMPASSVTGIIKRLEKHLQTRLLNRSTRNLSLTPEGERYFHRCREILDLIDDTESSLQGSVERPQGRLRVDMPGGIAHAVILPQLWQFQQRYPDIYLMIGVNDRQVDLIQENVDCVIRTGSLDDSTLVARRLGELCWITCAAPSYLAEQGVPEVLEDLQRHRAVHYFSSTTRRGSDLRFVEEGVSIAVPVPGTVAVNETELYIKLCLDGHGLMQLAEILVTDHLRTGELVEVLADKRPAPVPVSLLYPHHRFLSPAMRAFTDWTTELFSNTTPE, from the coding sequence ATGGATCGCGTACAAGCAATGCAGGTATTCCTACGCGTGGTCGAGAGCAGGAGTTTTGTTCGCGCGGCGGAGACCCTGGGCATGCCCGCATCGTCGGTCACTGGCATCATCAAGCGGCTGGAAAAACATTTGCAGACGCGCCTGCTAAATCGCTCCACCAGAAACCTCAGCCTGACGCCGGAAGGCGAGCGCTACTTCCACCGTTGCCGCGAAATACTCGACCTGATCGACGACACCGAATCGAGCCTGCAAGGTTCCGTCGAGCGCCCGCAAGGACGCCTGCGTGTGGACATGCCTGGCGGCATCGCGCATGCCGTGATCCTGCCGCAGTTGTGGCAATTCCAGCAGCGGTACCCGGATATCTACCTGATGATCGGCGTAAATGACCGCCAGGTGGACCTGATCCAGGAGAACGTCGATTGCGTCATCCGCACCGGCAGCCTCGACGACTCGACCCTGGTCGCGCGCCGCCTGGGCGAGCTGTGCTGGATCACCTGCGCGGCGCCGTCCTACCTGGCCGAACAAGGCGTTCCGGAGGTGCTGGAGGATCTGCAACGACATCGAGCGGTCCATTACTTTTCCAGCACGACGCGGCGCGGGAGCGATCTGCGTTTCGTCGAAGAGGGCGTCAGCATCGCTGTTCCGGTCCCCGGCACGGTGGCGGTCAACGAGACCGAGCTGTACATCAAACTGTGCCTCGACGGCCACGGCTTGATGCAGCTGGCCGAGATCCTGGTGACCGACCATTTGCGGACCGGAGAATTGGTCGAGGTGCTGGCCGACAAACGGCCGGCGCCGGTGCCGGTATCACTGCTCTACCCCCATCATCGCTTTCTCTCGCCGGCGATGCGCGCGTTTACCGACTGGACCACAGAGCTGTTCAGCAACACTACGCCGGAGTGA
- a CDS encoding amidohydrolase family protein → MSDQDRQLLAPLAPAPHQILIRGATIISMDGDVGNLPKGDILIADGAIAAIGLHLEADGAEVIDAANMIAIPGMVDTHRHSWEGQLRRINPNAATLEDYCNATHFSFAKYYRPRDIYVGNLLTALGCIDAGITTVIDNSHNSRTAAHSDAAVEALLDAGIRAVHASGPPVAGVWDEAHWPGNLARLQAKYFTDPNSLVTLAMMAQLQPDQWAVARGLGIPIVTEFFGGVMATELERLHQQGLLGSDNIFNHCTCLPDSGWQILHEAGVRVNVCPRSDAHYGIENGMYAWQAALHHGIRPGLSVDNETSYSGDMFMEMRVGFYLQRVMAHSQRVHGHHHAPAPTNAFRLLEAATIDGAACAGLEQRIGSLTPGKQADVVLIRTGDLNIYPLNNAIGTVVHAAERSNIDTVIIGGRVRKRGGVVLGVDQATLRAAIDESCAHLFNAAGYQPDLFAESFAPIHLA, encoded by the coding sequence ATGTCCGATCAAGACCGTCAACTGCTCGCGCCGCTGGCGCCGGCCCCACATCAGATCCTCATTCGAGGCGCTACGATCATCAGCATGGATGGCGATGTCGGCAATTTGCCCAAGGGCGACATCCTGATTGCCGATGGCGCAATTGCCGCCATCGGCTTACATCTGGAGGCCGACGGCGCCGAAGTGATTGATGCGGCCAATATGATCGCCATTCCGGGCATGGTCGATACCCATCGTCACTCCTGGGAAGGACAGCTGCGCCGCATCAACCCCAATGCGGCAACGCTCGAGGACTATTGCAACGCCACGCATTTCTCGTTCGCCAAATACTACCGGCCGCGCGACATCTACGTGGGCAACCTGCTCACCGCGTTGGGCTGCATCGATGCCGGCATCACGACGGTGATCGACAACTCCCACAACAGCCGCACGGCGGCGCACTCCGACGCGGCGGTCGAGGCACTGCTCGATGCCGGCATCCGCGCGGTGCACGCGTCCGGGCCGCCGGTAGCGGGCGTTTGGGATGAGGCGCATTGGCCGGGCAATCTCGCACGCCTGCAGGCCAAGTATTTCACCGATCCCAACAGCCTGGTGACGCTGGCCATGATGGCGCAGCTTCAACCCGACCAGTGGGCCGTCGCACGGGGACTGGGTATTCCCATCGTGACCGAGTTTTTTGGCGGTGTCATGGCAACCGAGCTCGAACGCCTGCACCAGCAGGGGCTGCTCGGCAGCGACAACATCTTCAACCACTGCACCTGCCTGCCGGATTCCGGCTGGCAAATTTTGCACGAGGCGGGTGTGCGCGTCAATGTATGCCCGCGATCGGATGCCCACTACGGTATCGAGAATGGCATGTACGCCTGGCAGGCGGCGCTCCACCACGGCATACGCCCCGGCCTGAGTGTCGACAACGAGACCTCGTATAGCGGCGACATGTTCATGGAAATGCGCGTGGGTTTCTACCTGCAACGGGTCATGGCGCATAGCCAGCGTGTTCATGGTCATCACCATGCGCCGGCGCCGACCAATGCGTTCCGGTTGCTGGAGGCCGCCACAATCGACGGCGCCGCCTGCGCGGGACTGGAACAGCGCATCGGCAGCCTGACGCCGGGCAAGCAGGCCGACGTGGTACTGATCCGAACCGGCGACCTCAACATCTACCCGCTCAACAACGCCATCGGCACCGTGGTGCACGCGGCCGAGCGCAGCAATATCGATACCGTCATCATCGGCGGACGCGTGCGCAAACGCGGTGGCGTCGTGCTGGGCGTGGATCAGGCGACACTGCGCGCCGCGATCGACGAATCCTGCGCCCATCTGTTCAACGCCGCCGGGTACCAGCCCGATCTGTTTGCCGAATCGTTCGCGCCGATTCACCTTGCGTAA
- a CDS encoding Rid family hydrolase → MERYSSLIGVRQNACHGPLKKANNMSVEKNCENLGVAWEKAFGYVQAVKVKDTIYISGQLSHDGEGALVAPAELDALGKPVDFSNMEAQLHQTYVNAIELLARYGATLDDVVEETLYVLDVDAAFTAGAKVRKAMYGCEQPQCASNIIGISRLAFPAQLVEVTFRAVLADRD, encoded by the coding sequence TTGGAACGTTATTCTTCGTTGATCGGTGTAAGGCAGAACGCCTGCCACGGCCCACTCAAGAAAGCGAACAATATGTCAGTAGAAAAAAATTGCGAGAATCTGGGCGTCGCCTGGGAAAAAGCCTTCGGTTATGTTCAGGCCGTGAAGGTCAAGGATACGATCTATATCTCCGGCCAACTGAGTCATGATGGCGAAGGCGCGCTGGTCGCGCCGGCCGAGCTCGATGCATTGGGCAAGCCCGTCGACTTCTCCAACATGGAAGCGCAATTGCACCAGACCTATGTGAACGCCATCGAGTTGCTGGCCCGCTATGGCGCAACCCTGGACGACGTGGTCGAAGAGACCTTATATGTGCTCGACGTCGATGCCGCCTTCACCGCTGGCGCCAAGGTACGAAAAGCAATGTATGGCTGCGAGCAGCCCCAGTGCGCAAGCAATATCATCGGCATTTCCCGCCTAGCATTTCCTGCGCAACTGGTGGAAGTGACGTTCCGGGCGGTTTTGGCCGATCGCGACTGA